The Acropora palmata chromosome 10, jaAcrPala1.3, whole genome shotgun sequence genome contains a region encoding:
- the LOC141895401 gene encoding sphingomyelin phosphodiesterase-like, whose translation MGVKRQVFVLVSLVFFSFAFVSFSKPLDEPNRFVSWMKRLDDDLRNKIMSKGACIACKLLTFLAQTAFLVEKVEDGVAYEAKMLCRNLHIEDDRVCLGVISEFKNEVFTVVDQVYLNPDEVCGLWLGPTCAHIRDPSGFWNITIPDKKPPVKPILPPKPGSPVMRVLQFSDVHIDHMYQEGSNPNCGEPLCCRSNDKPPGPGKPKAGKYGDYKCDLPPITFESMLKHINETHKDIDYVIWTGDIPPHNIWNQTRSDQISALKYAVQMVRRYLPELKVYPAVGNHESAPVNSFPPPVITGHNSNQWLRNSLAQYWNIWLPNDTIPTIEKGGFYTLLLSKGFRLVSLNMNYCNNMNWWLLIDNVDPAQQLQWLIDTLQQAEDNDEKVHIIGHILPGSSDCLKPWSWNYYKIVNRYQSTITAQFFAHTHSDEFEIFYDEKTRRIPTNIAFIGPSVTTYQTHNPGYRIYEVDGDYPNSSRVVLNHETYILDLVEANKRNVQWKFEYSAKEAYDMPSVLPEDWNNLVHRFSKNTTLFNKFYKYFWQSAPGHSCDGCRSYILCRLMTGRSHDSSACTLMQDPFSEEKREYLDESLAMC comes from the exons ATGGGTGTTAAACGACAGGTTTTTGTGCTAGTTTCGTTGGTgttcttttcctttgcttttgtttcgtTCTCGAAGCCACTAGACGAACCGAATAGGTTTGTTTCTTGGATGAAACGACTCGATGACGACTTACGTAACAAAATCATGTCGAAGGGTGCCTGCATAGCGTGTAAGCTGCTTACGTTCCTTGCTCAAACAGCGTTTTTGGTGGAGAAAGTTGAGGATGGTGTGGCTTATGAGGCAAAAATGCTTTGTAGAAACTTGCATATAGAGGACGACCGGGTTTGTTTGGGCGTTATTTCTGAATTCAAGAACGAAGTGTTCACAGTAGTAGACCAAGTGTACCTGAatcctgatgaagtctgtggTTTATGGTTGGGTCCAACTTGTGCTCACATTAGAGATCCAAGCGGATTTTGGAATATAACAATACCTGATAAGAAGCCACCAGTAAAGCCCATACTACCACCGAAA cCTGGTTCACCTGTAATGAGGGTGCTGCAGTTTTCAGACGTACATATTGATCATATGTATCAAGAAGGCAGTAATCCAAATTGTGGAGAACCCCTTTGTTGTCGCAGCAATGATAAACCCCCTG gtCCTGGGAAACCAAAAGCTGGAAAATATGGAGATTACAAATGTGATCTTCCCCCAATTACATTTGAGAGTATGTTGAAGCATATTAATGAAACTCATAAG GATATTGATTATGTAATTTGGACAGGAGACATTCCTCCACATAATATTTGGAACCAGACACGGTCAGATCAG ATATCAGCCCTGAAGTATGCAGTTCAAATGGTGAGAAGGTACTTGCCTGAGCTTAAGGTCTATCCAGCTGTCGGCAATCATGAAAGTGCTCCTGTAAACAG TTTTCCTCCACCAGTCATAACAGGTCACAACTCAAACCAGTGGTTGAGAAATTCTCTTGCACAGTACTGGAATATCTGGCTCCCAAATGATACCATTCCTACAATTGAAAA GGGAGGTTTTTACACGTTGTTGTTGTCCAAAGGATTTAGGCTGGTGTCACTCAACATGAACTACTGCAATAACATGAACTG GTGGTTGTTGATAGATAATGTTGACCCAGCCCAGCAGCTTCAGTGGTTAATAGATACGTTACAACAAGCTGAGGACAATGATGAAAAG GTTCATATCATTGGCCACATTTTACCTGGGAGCTCTGACTGTCTCAAGCCATGGAGTTGGAATTATTACAAGATTGTAAATCGTTACCAAAGTACAATAACAGCACAGTTCTTTGCTCACACTCATTCTGATgagtttgaaatattttatgaTGAGAAAACCAGAAGAATCCCCACAAA taTTGCCTTTATTGGGCCCAGTGTTACAACTTATCAAACACACAACCCTGGATACAGGATTTATGAAGTGGATGGAGACTATCCCAACAGTTCTAGG gtGGTGCTTAACCACGAAACATATATATTAGATCTGGTTGAGGctaataaaagaaatgttcagTGGAAATTTGAGTATTCTGCTAAG GAAGCCTATGACATGCCGTCTGTCCTCCCTGAAGACTGGAACAACTTGGTCCATCGCTTTTCAAAAAATACAACCCTTTTCAATAAGTTTTACAA GTATTTTTGGCAGTCTGCACCAGGACATTCCTGTGATGGTTGCCGTTCATACATACTTTGCCGTTTGATGACAGGTCGCTCTCATGACAGCAGTGCATGTACTCTTATGCAAGATCCattttcagaagaaaagagagaATATCTTGACGAATCTTTGGCTATGTGCTGA